Proteins encoded by one window of Superficieibacter sp. HKU1:
- the proX gene encoding glycine betaine/L-proline ABC transporter substrate-binding protein ProX: MRHSTILATALATLVSTSTFAADLPGKGVTVQPVQSTISEESFQTLLVSRALEKLGYTVNKPSEVDYNVGYTSIASGDATFTAVNWQPLHDDMYAAAGGDKKFYREGVFVTGAAQGYLIDKKTAEQYKITNLAQLKDPKIAKIFDTNGDGKADMMGCSPGWGCEAVINHQNKAFDLEKTVDVSHGNYSAMMADTITRFKEGKPILYYTWTPYWVSDVMKPGKDVVWLQVPFSSLPGEQKDIDTKLPNGANYGFPVNTMHIVANKAWAEKNPAAAKLFSLMKLPLADINAQNAMMHEGKASEADVQGHVDGWIKAHQQQFDGWVKDALAAQK, translated from the coding sequence ATGCGACATAGCACGATTTTAGCCACTGCCCTGGCCACTCTTGTTTCCACCAGCACCTTTGCAGCCGATTTGCCGGGTAAAGGCGTAACCGTTCAGCCGGTACAGAGCACCATTTCTGAAGAATCCTTCCAGACGCTGCTGGTCAGCCGCGCGCTGGAGAAGCTGGGCTACACCGTGAATAAGCCGAGCGAAGTTGACTATAACGTGGGCTATACCTCTATTGCCTCCGGTGATGCGACCTTTACCGCCGTTAACTGGCAGCCGCTGCACGATGATATGTATGCCGCCGCCGGTGGCGACAAAAAATTCTACCGTGAAGGCGTATTTGTGACCGGCGCGGCGCAGGGATATCTGATCGATAAAAAAACCGCCGAGCAGTATAAGATCACCAATCTCGCCCAGCTGAAAGATCCGAAGATTGCCAAAATCTTTGATACCAACGGCGACGGCAAAGCGGACATGATGGGCTGCTCGCCAGGCTGGGGCTGTGAAGCGGTTATCAACCACCAGAATAAAGCGTTCGATCTGGAAAAAACGGTTGATGTCAGCCACGGTAACTACTCGGCGATGATGGCGGATACCATCACCCGCTTTAAAGAAGGTAAGCCGATCCTGTATTACACCTGGACGCCGTACTGGGTAAGCGACGTGATGAAACCGGGTAAAGATGTGGTCTGGTTACAGGTGCCGTTCTCTTCGCTGCCGGGCGAGCAGAAAGATATCGATACCAAACTGCCGAACGGCGCGAACTATGGTTTCCCGGTGAATACCATGCATATCGTCGCCAACAAAGCCTGGGCAGAGAAAAATCCGGCGGCGGCGAAACTGTTCTCGCTGATGAAACTGCCGCTGGCGGATATCAACGCGCAGAACGCGATGATGCACGAGGGTAAAGCGTCCGAGGCCGATGTTCAGGGCCACGTTGACGGCTGGATCAAAGCCCACCAGCAGCAGTTCGACGGCTGGGTGAAAGACGCGCTGGCCGCACAGAAGTAA
- a CDS encoding LacI family DNA-binding transcriptional regulator, whose product MKKKEKITMNDIAREAGVSQATVSLILNNSQSIKLSEETRQRVIGTAQKLGYKKIPPPHQMEGQEEIAILVNAMPGYDPFVDAFNQARDAAWRNNALLTLYDYGDDGELAIHIIRQLEQRRCAGIILASPVTRAIDFSPFDNCTRIPLVLLNVYDRNYPMVPTFLPNDYANALQIARHLIAQGARRIAHITGDRWMDASQHRLEGYKAALAQAEIEFDPSLIISTNWQLNEARCATRQLMQGSTPPDAIFCASDWLALGCYQALAELQIDVPQQVMVAGYDDQRYTGQLTPALTSVQLPYAELGRLAVEYLCEGEDAATQVTMTGKLRVRQSTQR is encoded by the coding sequence ATGAAAAAGAAAGAAAAAATCACCATGAACGATATCGCTCGCGAGGCGGGCGTCTCGCAGGCGACGGTGTCTTTGATCCTCAATAATTCACAAAGCATTAAGCTCAGCGAGGAAACCCGTCAGCGGGTGATCGGCACTGCGCAAAAGCTGGGGTACAAAAAGATCCCGCCACCGCATCAGATGGAGGGACAGGAGGAGATCGCGATCCTGGTTAACGCCATGCCGGGCTACGATCCCTTTGTCGACGCGTTTAATCAGGCCCGGGATGCCGCATGGCGCAACAACGCTCTGCTGACCCTTTACGACTACGGTGATGATGGCGAACTGGCTATCCATATTATCCGTCAGCTTGAACAGCGGCGCTGCGCCGGGATTATCCTTGCGTCACCTGTTACCCGCGCGATTGATTTCTCACCGTTTGACAACTGCACCCGCATCCCGCTGGTGCTGCTAAACGTTTACGATCGAAACTACCCGATGGTGCCGACGTTTTTGCCGAACGATTATGCCAACGCCTTACAGATCGCCCGGCATCTGATTGCCCAGGGCGCGCGGCGCATTGCCCATATTACCGGCGATCGCTGGATGGACGCGTCGCAACATCGTCTGGAAGGGTATAAGGCGGCGCTGGCGCAGGCAGAAATCGAGTTCGATCCTTCGCTTATCATCAGCACCAACTGGCAGCTTAATGAAGCCCGGTGCGCTACCCGCCAGCTGATGCAGGGTTCAACGCCGCCAGACGCCATCTTTTGCGCCAGCGACTGGCTCGCGCTGGGCTGCTACCAGGCGCTGGCCGAATTGCAGATCGATGTTCCTCAGCAGGTCATGGTGGCGGGCTATGACGATCAGCGCTACACCGGTCAGCTCACGCCTGCATTAACCAGCGTTCAGCTTCCCTACGCCGAGCTGGGACGGCTCGCCGTGGAATATCTTTGTGAGGGAGAAGATGCTGCCACCCAGGTCACGATGACCGGAAAACTGAGGGTACGTCAGTCGACCCAGCGTTAG
- the proW gene encoding glycine betaine/L-proline ABC transporter permease ProW, producing MADQNNPWDTAPAADNAAQSADAWGAPAAPADGGGSADWLNSAPAPAPEHFNIMDPFHKTLIPLDSWVTQGIDWVVTHFRPVFQGIRVPVDYILNGFQQLLLGMPAPVAIIVFTLIAWQISGLGMGVATLISLIAIGAIGAWSQAMITLALVLTALLFCVILGLPLGIWLARSPRAAKIIRPLLDAMQTTPAFVYLVPIVMLFGIGNVPGVVVTIIFALPPIVRLTILGINQVPADLIEASRSFGASPRQMLFKVQLPLAMPTIMAGVNQTLMLALSMVVIASMIAVGGLGQMVLRGIGRLDMGLATVGGVGIVILAIILDRLTQAVGRDSRSRGNRRWYATGPLGLVTRPFIK from the coding sequence ATGGCTGATCAAAATAACCCGTGGGATACCGCACCTGCCGCTGATAACGCAGCACAATCCGCTGATGCCTGGGGCGCGCCCGCTGCGCCCGCCGACGGTGGTGGAAGCGCCGACTGGCTTAACAGCGCGCCCGCGCCAGCACCAGAACATTTCAACATCATGGATCCGTTCCATAAGACGCTGATCCCACTCGATAGCTGGGTGACGCAGGGGATCGACTGGGTGGTGACCCATTTCCGTCCGGTATTCCAGGGCATTCGCGTGCCGGTGGATTATATCCTCAACGGTTTTCAGCAGCTGCTGCTGGGAATGCCTGCGCCGGTGGCGATTATCGTCTTTACCCTGATTGCCTGGCAGATTTCCGGCCTCGGCATGGGGGTTGCGACGCTGATCTCCCTGATTGCAATTGGCGCCATTGGCGCCTGGTCGCAGGCCATGATCACCCTGGCGCTGGTGCTTACCGCGCTGCTGTTCTGCGTGATACTGGGACTGCCGCTGGGGATCTGGCTGGCGCGAAGTCCGCGCGCGGCGAAAATTATCCGTCCGCTGCTGGATGCGATGCAAACCACGCCTGCGTTCGTTTATCTGGTGCCTATCGTCATGCTGTTCGGAATTGGTAACGTGCCGGGCGTAGTGGTCACCATTATCTTCGCCCTGCCGCCGATTGTGCGCCTGACGATCCTGGGTATTAACCAGGTGCCGGCGGATCTCATTGAGGCATCGCGCTCCTTTGGTGCCAGCCCGCGTCAGATGCTGTTTAAAGTGCAGCTCCCGCTGGCAATGCCCACCATTATGGCAGGCGTGAACCAGACGCTGATGCTGGCCCTCTCCATGGTGGTTATTGCCTCGATGATCGCCGTAGGCGGTCTGGGTCAGATGGTACTGCGCGGCATTGGCCGTCTCGATATGGGTCTGGCGACCGTTGGCGGCGTGGGGATCGTGATCCTCGCCATCATTCTTGACCGCCTTACTCAGGCCGTTGGTCGCGATTCCCGCAGCCGTGGTAACCGCCGCTGGTACGCGACTGGCCCGCTGGGATTAGTGACTCGTCCCTTCATCAAATAA
- a CDS encoding MFS transporter: protein MNKSTQALSPTLIVLMSVATGLAVASNYYPQPLLDTIARAFSLTPGQAGFIVTVAQLGYAAGLLFLVPLGDMFERRKLIVSMTLLSAMGLLITASSQSLAVMLLGTALTGLFSVVAQILVPLAATLATPEKRGKVVGTIMSGLLLGILLARTAAGLLASLGGWRTVYWVAAVLMALMALILWRGLPSVKQENHLSYPQILGSVFTLFLRNKLLRTRAILGCLTFANFSILWTSMAFLLASPPFNYPESVIGLFGLAGAAGALGARPAGGLADRGKAHLTTTVGLLLLLLSWIAIWFGHASVLALIIGILVLDLTVQGVHITNQTVIYRVQPDARNRLTAGYMTSYFIGGAAGSLISAAAWQHAGWAGVCGAGAIIAVLNLLAWWRGSAH from the coding sequence ATGAACAAATCTACTCAGGCGCTGAGCCCAACGCTTATCGTGCTTATGTCCGTCGCCACCGGCCTTGCCGTGGCCAGCAACTATTATCCGCAACCGCTGCTTGATACCATCGCCAGAGCGTTTTCCCTGACGCCCGGCCAGGCCGGATTTATCGTCACGGTGGCTCAATTAGGCTATGCCGCAGGTCTGCTGTTCCTGGTCCCACTGGGCGATATGTTTGAACGGCGCAAACTGATTGTCTCCATGACGTTACTTTCGGCGATGGGGTTGTTGATCACCGCCAGCAGTCAGTCGCTCGCGGTCATGCTCCTCGGCACCGCGCTGACCGGCCTGTTTTCGGTCGTGGCGCAGATCCTCGTTCCGCTGGCCGCCACCCTCGCCACTCCGGAAAAGCGCGGTAAAGTGGTGGGGACCATTATGAGCGGACTGCTGCTTGGCATTCTGCTGGCGCGAACGGCAGCGGGACTCCTCGCCAGCCTCGGCGGCTGGCGTACCGTTTACTGGGTGGCCGCAGTATTAATGGCATTGATGGCGCTGATTTTGTGGCGCGGCCTCCCCAGCGTCAAACAGGAAAACCATCTTAGTTATCCGCAGATCCTCGGCTCGGTATTTACGCTTTTCTTACGCAACAAACTGTTGCGTACCCGCGCGATCCTCGGCTGTCTGACCTTTGCTAACTTCAGCATTCTGTGGACCTCAATGGCTTTTCTGCTCGCCTCTCCACCGTTTAACTATCCGGAAAGCGTGATTGGTCTGTTTGGTCTGGCAGGTGCCGCAGGCGCGCTGGGCGCACGTCCTGCGGGTGGGCTGGCGGACAGAGGTAAAGCCCATCTGACCACCACCGTCGGCCTGCTGCTGTTGCTGCTGTCGTGGATAGCCATCTGGTTCGGTCACGCTTCCGTACTCGCATTAATTATCGGTATTCTGGTGCTCGACCTCACCGTGCAGGGCGTGCATATCACTAACCAGACGGTGATTTACCGCGTGCAGCCCGATGCGCGTAATCGGCTGACTGCAGGCTACATGACCAGCTACTTTATCGGCGGCGCGGCGGGTTCGCTGATTTCCGCCGCTGCGTGGCAACACGCGGGCTGGGCGGGCGTCTGCGGGGCGGGCGCGATTATCGCGGTACTGAATTTATTGGCCTGGTGGCGCGGTTCAGCTCACTAA
- the mprA gene encoding transcriptional repressor MprA: MDSSFTPIEQMLKFRASRYEEFPFKEVLLTRLCMHMQGKLLENRNKMLKAQGINETLFMALITLESQEDHSIQPSELSCALGSSRTNATRIADELEKRGWIERRESDNDRRCLHLQLTEKGHQFLREVLPPQHQCLNKLWSALNTTEQEQLEQITRKLLTRLDQMDEEGAILEALR; this comes from the coding sequence ATGGATAGTTCGTTTACGCCCATTGAACAAATGCTAAAATTCCGTGCCAGTCGCTATGAGGAGTTTCCCTTCAAGGAAGTGCTTCTGACTCGCCTGTGTATGCATATGCAGGGCAAATTGCTCGAAAATCGCAATAAGATGTTGAAAGCACAGGGGATCAACGAGACGTTATTTATGGCGCTCATCACGCTTGAGTCTCAGGAAGATCACAGTATTCAGCCTTCAGAACTCAGCTGTGCGTTAGGATCATCGCGTACTAATGCTACCCGTATTGCCGATGAGCTGGAAAAACGTGGCTGGATCGAACGTCGTGAGAGCGATAACGATCGCCGTTGCCTGCATCTGCAACTGACTGAGAAAGGCCATCAATTCTTACGTGAAGTCCTTCCCCCTCAGCATCAGTGCCTGAACAAACTCTGGTCAGCACTGAATACCACTGAACAAGAACAGCTTGAGCAGATCACGCGTAAGCTTCTGACCCGTCTCGATCAGATGGACGAAGAAGGCGCAATCCTCGAGGCGTTGCGCTAA
- the emrA gene encoding multidrug efflux MFS transporter periplasmic adaptor subunit EmrA, which translates to MSENAAIPTPQQPVKKKGKRRRLLLLLTLLFIIIAVAWGIYWFLVLRHFEETDDAYVAGNQVQIMAQVSGSVTKVWADNTDYVQKGDVLVTLDETDAQQAFEKAQTELASSVRQTRQQMINSKQLQANINVQKTALSQAQTDLNRRVPLGSANLIGREELQHARDAVASAQAQLDVAIQQYNANQAMILGTRLEDQPAVKQAATEVRNAWLALQRTKIVSPLTGYVSRRSVQPGAQISPTTPLMAVVPATNLWVDANFKETQLAHMRIGQSVTVVSDVYGDDIKYTGKVVGLDMGTGSAFSLLPAQNATGNWIKVVQRLPVRIELDQKQLSDHPLRIGLSTLVTVDTTNRDGQMLANQARKNPAYESNAREISLEPVNKLINDIVQANAG; encoded by the coding sequence ATGAGCGAAAATGCGGCGATCCCAACCCCGCAGCAACCGGTTAAAAAGAAGGGTAAGCGCAGACGCCTCCTTCTGCTGTTAACCCTGCTCTTTATTATTATTGCCGTGGCATGGGGAATTTACTGGTTTTTAGTCCTGCGTCATTTTGAAGAGACGGACGATGCTTACGTCGCAGGGAATCAGGTGCAAATCATGGCGCAGGTGTCGGGCAGCGTGACGAAAGTCTGGGCTGATAACACTGACTACGTGCAAAAAGGGGATGTGCTGGTCACGCTTGATGAGACCGATGCGCAGCAGGCGTTTGAAAAAGCGCAGACCGAACTCGCCTCCAGCGTGCGCCAGACTCGCCAGCAAATGATTAACAGCAAGCAGCTTCAGGCGAATATCAACGTGCAGAAAACGGCGCTCTCCCAGGCGCAAACCGACCTTAACCGCCGCGTGCCGCTCGGCTCCGCCAACCTGATTGGCCGGGAAGAGTTGCAACATGCGCGCGATGCCGTTGCCAGCGCCCAGGCGCAGCTTGACGTGGCGATTCAGCAGTACAATGCCAATCAGGCGATGATCCTCGGCACCCGCCTTGAAGATCAGCCAGCGGTGAAGCAGGCCGCGACCGAAGTGCGTAATGCCTGGCTTGCGTTGCAACGTACCAAAATCGTCAGCCCCCTGACCGGCTACGTTTCCCGCCGCTCGGTTCAGCCTGGCGCGCAGATTAGCCCAACCACGCCGCTGATGGCCGTGGTTCCCGCCACTAATCTGTGGGTAGACGCTAACTTTAAAGAAACCCAGCTTGCGCATATGCGTATTGGCCAGTCGGTGACCGTCGTCAGCGATGTCTATGGCGACGATATTAAATACACCGGTAAAGTGGTGGGCCTTGATATGGGCACCGGCAGCGCCTTCTCGCTGCTGCCTGCACAGAACGCCACCGGTAACTGGATCAAAGTGGTTCAGCGTCTGCCCGTGCGTATTGAACTGGATCAGAAGCAGCTTTCTGACCATCCGCTGCGTATTGGTCTGTCTACGCTGGTAACCGTCGATACGACCAATCGCGACGGGCAAATGCTGGCGAATCAGGCGCGTAAAAATCCGGCATACGAAAGTAACGCCCGCGAAATCAGCCTTGAACCTGTTAACAAACTCATTAATGACATTGTGCAGGCTAACGCAGGGTAA
- the proV gene encoding glycine betaine/L-proline ABC transporter ATP-binding protein ProV: MAIKLEVKNLYKVFGEHPQRAFKYIEKGLSKEQILEKTGLSLGVKDASLAIEEGEIFVIMGLSGSGKSTMVRLLNRLIEPTRGQVLIDGVDIAKISDAELREVRRKKIAMVFQSFALMPHMTVLDNTAFGMELAGVSAQERQEKALDALRQVGLENYAHGYPDELSGGMRQRVGLARALAINPDILLMDEAFSALDPLIRTEMQDELVKLQAKHQRTVVFISHDLDEAMRIGDRIAIMQNGEVVQVGTPDEILNNPANDYVRTFFRGVDISQVFSAKDIARRSPVGLIRKTPGFGPRSALKLLQDEDREYGYVIERGNKYVGIVSIDSLKAALSQQQGIEAALIDSPLAVEAQTPLSELLSHVGQAPCAVPVVDEEQQYLGIISKRMLLQSLDREGATNG; this comes from the coding sequence ATGGCAATTAAATTAGAAGTTAAGAATCTATATAAAGTATTTGGCGAGCATCCACAGCGCGCGTTCAAATATATCGAGAAAGGACTTTCGAAAGAGCAAATTCTGGAAAAAACAGGGCTATCGCTTGGCGTTAAAGACGCGAGTCTGGCCATTGAAGAAGGCGAGATATTTGTCATCATGGGATTATCCGGCTCGGGTAAATCCACAATGGTACGCCTTCTCAATCGCCTGATTGAACCCACCCGTGGACAGGTGCTGATTGACGGCGTCGATATCGCCAAAATCTCAGATGCTGAACTCCGCGAGGTGCGCAGGAAGAAAATTGCGATGGTGTTCCAGTCATTTGCGCTGATGCCACATATGACCGTGCTGGACAATACCGCGTTTGGTATGGAGCTGGCGGGCGTTTCTGCGCAGGAGCGACAGGAAAAAGCGCTGGATGCGCTGCGTCAGGTCGGTCTGGAAAATTACGCTCACGGCTACCCGGATGAACTCTCCGGCGGTATGCGTCAGCGTGTCGGTCTGGCCCGCGCCTTAGCCATCAATCCTGATATTCTGTTAATGGACGAAGCGTTCTCCGCTCTCGATCCGTTAATTCGTACCGAAATGCAGGATGAGCTGGTGAAATTGCAGGCGAAGCATCAGCGTACCGTGGTCTTTATTTCTCACGATCTCGATGAAGCAATGCGCATCGGCGACCGCATTGCCATTATGCAAAATGGTGAAGTGGTTCAGGTCGGTACGCCGGATGAAATTCTTAATAATCCAGCGAACGATTATGTGCGCACCTTCTTCCGCGGCGTGGATATTAGTCAGGTCTTCAGTGCCAAAGATATTGCTCGTCGCAGTCCGGTAGGATTGATTCGTAAAACGCCGGGCTTCGGTCCACGTTCAGCGCTTAAATTATTACAGGATGAAGATCGCGAATACGGCTATGTGATTGAACGCGGCAATAAATATGTTGGCATTGTCTCCATCGATTCCCTGAAAGCGGCGCTCAGCCAGCAGCAGGGCATTGAGGCGGCGTTAATCGATTCCCCGCTTGCGGTGGAGGCGCAAACGCCGCTCAGCGAACTGCTTTCCCACGTGGGCCAGGCACCCTGTGCCGTGCCGGTAGTGGATGAAGAGCAGCAATACCTTGGCATCATTTCAAAACGGATGTTGCTACAGTCTTTAGATCGCGAGGGGGCTACCAATGGCTGA